GGCCAACCCGATGAATACGGTTGAAGAGCTGTATCTGGCCAAAAAACTCGCCGACGGCTTGGGTGTTAAAAACTTTGCCACCCGTTTGTGCCAACAAGACAAACGTCTTTCAGACGGCCTTAAGGGTGCGCAATGGTTGGGACAAAGCATTGAATCTTTGGCTGACAACGATGCCGTATTGGTAGTCGGCGCGAATTTGCGCAAAGAACAGCCGCTCCTGACCGCCCGCCTGCGCCGCGCCGCCAAAGACCGTATGGCCTTGAGCGTATTGGCCAGCAGTAAAGAAGAATTGTTTATGCCGCTTCTGTCTCAAGAAGCCGTACATCCCGACGAGTGGGCAGGCCGTCTGAAAAACCTGTCTGCCAATGCGGAACACGCCGTTACCGCCAGCCTGAAAAACGCTGAAAAAGCAGCGGTGATTTTGGGCGCGGAAGTGCAAAACCATCCTGATTACGCCGCGATTTACGCCGCCGCGCAAGAGCTGGCAGACGCGACCGGTGCAGTGTTGGGCATTTTGCCGCAAGCCGCCAACAGCGTTGGTGCGGATGTCTTGAATGTAAACTCCGGCGAGAGCGTTGTCGAAATGGTAAACGCGCCGAAACAGGCAGTCTTGCTGCTCAACGTCGAGCCTGAAATCGATACGGCGGACGGCGCAAAAGCCGTGGCCGCGTTGAAACAGGCGAAAAGCGTGATGGCGTTTACACCGTTTGTCAGCGAAACGCTGCTGGACGTGTGCGACGTATTGTTGCCGATTGCGCCGTTTACCGAAACATCAGGCAGCTTCATCAATATGGAAGGCCGTCTGCAATCTTTCCACGGCGTGGTACAAGGCTTCGGTGATTCGCGTCCGATGTGGAAAGTGTTGCGCGTATTGGGCAACCTGTTTGACCTGAAAGGTTTTGAATACCACGATACCGCTGCGATTCTGAAAGATGCGCTGGATGCAGAAAGTCTGCCGTCCAAACTGGACAACCGCAGCACATGGACAGGGGAGGGCGTTCAGACGGCCTCAGACCGTCTCGTCCGTGTCGGCGGCGTCGGTATTTATCACACTGATTCTATCGTACGCCGTTCCGCACCGTTGCAAGAAACCAGCCATGCCGCCGTGCCTGCCGCGCGTGTAAATCCAAACACATTGGCACGCTTGAGCCTGCAAGACGGACAAACTGCTATCGCCAAACAAAACGGCGCAAGTGTATCGGTTGCAGTCAAAGCCGATGCCGGTTTGCCTGAAAACGTGGTGCATCTGCCGCTGCATACCGAAAATGCCGCGCTGGGTGCGTTGATGGACACTATTGAACTGGCGGGAGCTTGATCATGCAAGAATGGTTCCAAAACCTCTTTGCCGCAACGCTCGGTCTGGGCGATTTGGGTATCACCGTAGGCTTGGTGGTATCCGTCATCGTCAAAATCGTGATTATCCTGATTCCGCTGATTCTGACCGTTGCCTACCTGACGTATTTCGAACGTAAAGTCATTGGATTTATGCAGCTTCGTGTCGGCCCGAACGTAACCGGCCCGTGGGGTCTGATCCAGCCGTTTGCCGACGTGTTCAAACTCTTGTTTAAAGAGGTAACCCGTCCGAAGCTGTCAAACAAAGCCCTGTTCTACATCGGCCCGATTATGTCACTCGCCCCATCTTTCGCGGCGTGGGCAGTGATTCCGTTCAACGAAGAATGGGTGCTGACCAACATCAATATCGGCCTTTTGTACATCCTGATGATTACCTCGCTGTCGGTTTACGGCGTGATCATCGCAGGCTGGGCTTCCAATTCCAAATATTCGTTCTTGGGCGCAATGCGTGCTTCCGCGCAAAGCATTTCCTACGAGATTGCCATGAGTGCCGCGCTGGTGTGCGTTGTGATGGTATCGGGCAGCATGAACTTCTCCGACATCGTTGCCGCACAAGCCAAAGGTATTGCCGGCGGTTCGGTATTCTCTTGGAACTGGTTGCCGCTCTTCCCCATCTTCATCGTCTATCTGATTTCCGCCGTTGCCGAAACCAACCGCGCGCCGTTTGACGTGGCAGAGGGTGAATCTGAAATCGTTGCCGGTCACCACGTTGAATACTCCGGCTTCGCATTCGCGCTGTTCTTCCTTGCTGAATACATTTTCATGATTCTGATTGCCGCGCTGACATCGCTGATGTTTCTCGGCGGCTGGCTGTCTCCGTTCCCTCAAAGCTGGGGCTTTATCGGTACGCCTTCCGCATTCTGGATGTTCGTGAAAATGGCGGCGGTGCTGTACTGGTATCTGTGGATCCGTGCAACTTTCCCACGCTACCGTTACGACCAAATCATGCGTTTGGGCTGGAAAGTGCTGATTCCGATCGGCTTCGCCTACATCGTGATTTTGGGCGTGTGGATGATTTCACCGCTGAATTTGTGGAAATAAGTTTCAGACGGCATCTTGAGGCCGTCTGAACAAAGCGATTTTGAATACCTAACGAAATCCCTGTTTTGAGGGAACATAATATGGCTAACTTAGTAAAAACCTTTCTGCTTGGCGAATTGGTAAAAGGCTTGGGCGTAACGCTCAAAAACTTTTTTGCCCGCAAAGACACAATTTATTTCCCCGAAGAGAAAACGCCGCAATCCGTGCGTTTCCGCGGCTTGCACGCGCAACGCCGTTATCCGAACGGCGAAGAGCGCTGTATTGCGTGCAAATTGTGTGAGGCGGTGTGTCCGGCAATGGCGATTAACATCGAATCGGAAGAACGCGAAGACGGCACGCGCCGCACCAAGCGTTACGACATCGACCTGACCAAGTGCATCTTCTGCGGTTTCTGCGAAGAGGCCTGCCCGACCGATGCGATTGTAGAAACCCATATTTTTGAATACCACGGCGAGAAAAAAGGCGACTTGCACATGACCAAACCGATTCTTTTGGCCATTGGCGACAAATACGAACCCGAAATCGCCAAACGCAAAGCCGCTGACGCGCCGTATCGTTAAGGAGCAGACGAATGACTTTTTCCGCGATTCTGTTCTATATCCTTGCCGCCATCGTTTTGTACGGTGCGGTTCGTACCGTTACTGCTAAAAACCCCGTGCATGCCGCTTTGCATCTGGTGCTGACCTTCTGCGTAAGCGCGATGATTTGGATGCTGATGCAGGCCGAATTCTTGGGTGTGACGCTGGTGGTGGTTTACGTCGGCGCCGTGATGGTGTTGTTCCTGTTCGTCGTGATGATGCTGAATATCGACATCGAAGCCATGCGCGCCGGTTTCTGGCGTCATGCGCCTGTTGCCGGTGTGGTCGGCACATTGTTGGCGGTTGCCCTGATCCTGATTTTGGTCAATCCGAAAACCGACTTGGCCGCATTTGGTCTGATGAAAGACATTCCCGCCGATTACAACAATATCCGCGATTTGGGCAGCCGTATTTATACCGACTACCTGTTGCCGTTTGAGTTGGCGGCGGTATTGCTGCTGTTGGGTATGGTAGCCGCGATTGCGCTGGTTCACCGCAAAACTTTCAATCCGAAACGTATGGACCCTGCAGACCAAGTTAAAGTACGCGCCGACCAAGGCCGTATGCGTCTGGTGAAAATGGAAGCGGTCAAACCGCAAGTCGAATCTGCCGAAGAAAGCGAAGTTTCAGACGGCCTCAAGCCGGAAGGGGAGGGCAAAGCATGATTACCTTGACGCATTATTTGGTATTGGGTGCGCTCCTGTTCGGTATCAGCGCAATGGGTATCTTTATGAACCGCAAAAACGTGCTGGTATTGCTGATGTCTATCGAGCTGATGCTCTTGGCGGTGAACTTCAACTTTATCGCTTTCTCCCAATATTTGGGCGATACTGCCGGACAGATTTTCGTATTCTTCGTACTGACCGTTGCCGCTGCCGAATCCGCCATCGGTTTGGCGATTATGGTATTGGTGTACCGTAACAGAAAAACAATCAACGTTGCCGATTTGGATGAGTTGAAAGGGTAATCATGAACGACATGACTTTATATTTGGTAATTGCCCTTGTGCCTTTGGCAGGCTCGCTGATTGCGGGTTTGTTCGGTAACAAAATCGGACGTGCCGGTGCGCATACGGTTACGATACTCGGTGTGGCGGTGTCTGCCGTGCTGTCAGCTTATGTGCTGTGGGGATTCCTCAATGGCAGCCGTACCAAGTTTGACGAGAACGTTTATACCTGGTTGACAATGGGTGGCTTGGATTTCTCCGTCGGCTTCTTGGTCGATACGATGACGGCGATGATGATGGTCGTAGTAACCGGCGTGTCGTTGATGGTACATATCTACACCATCGGCTATATGCACGATGAAAAAGTCGGCTACCAACGCTTCTTCAGCTATATTTCTTTGTTTACTTTCAGCATGTTGATGCTGATTATGAGCAACAACTTCATCCAGCTCTTCTTCGGCTGGGAGGCTGTGGGCTTGGTGTCGTATCTCTTGATCGGTTTCTATTTCAAACGTCCAAGCGCAACATTTGCCAACCTGAAAGCCTTTTTGATTAACCGTGTCGGCGACTTCGGCTTTTTGCTCGGTATCGGCTTGGTGCTTGCCTATTTCGGCGGTAGCCTGCGTTATCAGGACGTATTCGCCTATCTGCCCAACGTACAAAATTCCACCATCCAGCTTTTCCCCGGCGTGGAATGGTCGTTGATTACCGTAACCTGCCTGCTCCTGTTTGTGGGCGCGATGGGTAAATCGGCGCAATTCCCGCTGCACGTCTGGCTGCCTGATTCGATGGAAGGCCCGACACCGATTTCTGCATTGATTCACGCCGCAACCATGGTTACCGCCGGTCTGTTCATGGTATCGCGTATGTCGCCGATTTATGAGATGAGCAGCACTGCGCTGTCAGTAATCATGGTGATTGGTGCGATTACCGCCCTGTTTATGGGCTTCTTAGGCGTGATTCAAAACGACATCAAACGTGTGGTTGCGTATTCCACCCTGTCGCAACTGGGCTATATGACTGTGGCTCTGGGTGCGTCTGCCTATTCCGTGGCGATGTTCCATGTGATGACCCACGCTTTCTTTAAAGCCTTGTTGTTCTTGGCCGCAGGTAGCGCGATTATCGGTATGCACCACGACCAAGACATGCGCCACATGGGCAACCTGAAAAAATACATGCCGATTACTTGGCTGACCATGCTGATCGGTAACTTGTCGCTGATCGGTACGCCGTTCTTCTCCGGCTTCTATTCCAAAGATTCGATTATCGAAGCGGCGAAATACAGCACCCTGCCGGGCAGTGGCTTTGCCTATTTTGCCGTCCTCGCCAGCGTGTTTGTTACCGCGTTTTACGCATTCCGCCAATACTTTATGGTGTTCCACGGCGAAGAGAAATGGCGCAGCCTGCCTGAACATCATGATAATCATCATGGCGAAGAGCATCACGGCTTGGGCAAAAACGACAATCCGCACGAAAGCCCGCTGGTCGTTACCCTGCCTTTGATTTTGCTTGCCATTCCGTCCGTCATCATCGGCTATGTTGCCATCGAGCCTATGCTTTACGGCGATTTTTTCAAAGACGTGATTTTCGTTAATACCGATGCGCATCCGACCATGCACATCATGAAGGAAGAGTTCCACGGCGCATTGGCAATGGTGTCGCACAGCCTGCATTCGCCTGTACTTTACCTTGCTATCGCAGGCGTGTTGAGCGCATGGCTCTTGTACGTCAAACTGCCGCACCTGCCTGCGAGAATTGCACAGGCGTTCCGTCCGGTTTACGTTTTGTTTGAAAACAAATACTACCTCGACGCCCTGTATTTCAACGTTTTCGCCAAAGGCACGCGCGCATTGGGTACCTTCTTCTGGAAAGTCGGCGATACTGCCATTATCGACAACGGTATTGTCAACGGCTCTGCCAAACTGGTCGGCACGATTGCCGCGCAAGTGCGTAAAGCCCAAACCGGCTTTATCTACACCTATGCCGCCGCTATGGTATTCGGCGTATTGGTACTGCTCGGCATGACCTTCTGGGGATTGTTCCGATAAAAGCGGGATTTCAGACGGCCTGTTCATCGCTGGTGTAGAGGTCGTCTGAAAAAGGAAACTTGAGAAAGAGGGCAGTGTTTGAGGTCATCTGAAAAGAAGGTTTCAGGCGGCAATAGATTAGAGTTTCAGACTGCATCTGACATTTCAGATAATCAGGCTGTCTGAAAAATAGAAGGGCAGATAATATGGATAAACGACTGTTTGACGGTACGGTTCGTTTTGAGCATGTAACCGGTGTCGGCACGATGCAGGTAGATTTCCAACCCAATCAGCGTGTTTATACGATGATTGGCGAGAATGGTGTGGGTAAGACTAAATTTTTGGAATGTTTGTTTACAGTTTTGCTCTTTACCAATTCATCTGCATTGGAAAAAGGTCATTACATTAATGTAAATAAATTACCTTTTAAAAAAGTGGAAAGTCTAATTTTTACTCAAAAATTTGATGAAAATGAAACTTGTCAGATCGGGCGTGAAGGAAGGACGTTTTTTTCAGGCTATACCCACGATTTGCCAATTGTTTATTTGGCTGCGCAGAATCGTGGTGGCATTAAATATACGCATTCTGCTATACCAGAATTGGAGAAGCATGAAAAGCGAATGGAAAAATATTTAGATGGGCTCTTTTATATTTTCTGGTATGACCATACTGAAGAAAATTTCAAAAATCTGAATATGAATACGAATGTTAAAGAGTGGGTTATTCAACGTGCCAACTCTGCTAACCAATTCCAAGCAAAAGAGGATAATCGTCAGATAGAGTTAGAAGTATTGGTTTCGTTATTGAACAAAATAGATAGTCGAATCGATGAAAAATTCTTAGAAAAGTCTGGTTACGAAGTATTTATCAAAGTCGAAGGTGAAAGACGGGAGCTTTCAGATTTATCTAGTGGATTTACATCTATTGTGAAGATTATTCAATCTATTATTGCGGGTTATAGCTATTTTACTAATGAAGAACAAATCGCAGAGGTTAAGGGGGTGGTTCTAATTGACGAAATAGAAAGCCATTTGCATAACGAATGGCAGATCAAAATTGTACCGCTGCTGAAAAAATTGTTTCCGAACACAACGTTTTTTATTACCACGCATTCGTCTTTAGTCATCAGTCAGTTGGAGCAGGGAGAAGCCTACCGTTTGGTACGTAGCAAGGAGGACGGTGTGGTCTATGGCGAGATGATTGACTATCCAAGTAATGCTTCTTTTGTGGATTTGCTCAACGAAGCATTCGGCGTAGATTTGAATAAGAAGAAGATAGAACGCGCCCAAGAACGTAATCAAGAACAGGCAAAAAAAGCCTTATTAAAATTGGTACGTCAGGAATTGGGCGGATTAGGGGATAAATAATGACGGTTTATCTTTTAGATACTAATTACTTGGTTTATTTGGCGGATGATGACAGTGATGAAGAAAAGCGGAAAGCCGTATTGAGCGATATGGCGGAAAAGTTGCAACAGGATGACAATCGTTTTGTGATTACCCCGCTTATCCGTTATGAAGTTTTGCGCGGTGTGGATTGGGGAAAATCTGAAAAATTGTCTCGATTGACCGATGTTTTGACACAGTTTGAATCTTTGGACATTACACAGAATGTTTCTGATTTGGCAAGTAATCTGTACCGCTTTGATAAGTTTGAAGCCGAACGTGATAATACGCCGAAGAATTTAGAAAAACGTAAATTCGATATGTTTCATTATGCGACTGCCAGTGTGAATAATTTAGAAATCTTATCCCACGATACCGATGTTAATAAGATTAAAGATTTACATGAAAGAATGAGGCTAAAAGATTCGGCAGAATTAGCTTGAGACAAATAGCAAAAGCCTGAACAAACCTTTTTCAGACGGCCTCTTAAAACGCTGTCTGAAAGACCAACCCATACAACTATATTTTTTATTTTAACCACAGGTTAACCACTATGTTTTCCAACTACCTACTCAGCTTGGCAATATGGATACCCATCGCCGCAGGTGTGCTGGTTTTGGCGACCGGTAAGGACAGCCGTGCGCCGCTGGCGCGTATGCTTGCCTTCATGGGTGCGCTTGCCGGTTTCTTGGTAACGCTGCCCCTGTTTACCGGTTTCGACCGTTTGAGCGGCGGCTATCAGTTTACCGAGTTCCACGAGTGGATTCCGCTGCTGAAAATCAACTACGCATTGGGCGTGGACGGTATTTCAGTGCTCTTTATTATCTTGAATGCGTTTATTACGCTGTTGGTGGTATTGGCCGGTTGGGAAGTCATTCAGAAACGTCCGGCGCAGTATATGGCGGCATTCCTGATGATGTCGGGTTTGATTAATGGCGCGTTTGCCGCGCAGGATGCGATTCTGTTTTATGTGTTCTTCGAGGGTATGCTGATTCCGCTGTACCTGATTATCGGTGTATGGGGCGGTCCGCGCCGCGTCTATGCGTCGGTCAAGCTGTTCCTCTATACGCTGATGGGTTCACTCTTGATGCTAGTTGCCATGGTTTACCTGTACTATCAAACAGGCAGCTTCTCTATTGTCGATTTCCAAAACATCAAACAGATTCCGTTGGGCGTACAACAGCTTTTGTTTGTGGCGTTCTTCCTGTCATTCGCCGTAAAAGTGCCGATGTTCCCCGTGCACACTTGGTTGCCGGATGCCCACGTTGAAGCGCCGACCGGCGGTTCGATGGTGTTGGCGGCAATTACGCTGAAACTGGGTGCGTATGGTTTCTTGCGCTTCATCCTGCCGATTATGCCGGATGCGGCTCGCTATTTTGCCCCCGTGATCATCGTGTTGAGCCTGATTGCCGTGATTTACATCGGTATGGTAGCTTTGGTGCAAACCGATATGAAAAAACTGGTGGCGTACTCTTCCATCAGCCATATGGGTTTTGTTACTTTGGGTATGTTCCTGTTTGTGAACGGCCAATTGAATGATTGGGCATTGAAAGGTGCAATCATTCAAATGATTTCCCACGGTTTTGTGTCTGCCGCGATGTTTATGTGTATCGGCGTGATGTACGACCGCCTGCATACCCGCAATATTGCCGATTATGGCGGCGTGGTCAATGTGATGCCTAAGTTTGCGGCGTTTATGATGTTGTTCGGTATGGCTAATGCCGGTCTGCCTGCGACTTCAGGCTTCGTGGGCGAGTTTATGGTGATTATGGGCGCGGTTAAAGTGAATTTCTGGGTAGGCGCGTTGGCTGCCATGACCCTGATTTACGGTGCGTCTTATACCCTGTGGATGTATAAACGCGTTATTTTTGGTGCGATCCACAATCCGCACGTTGCCGAAATGAAAGACATCAATTGCCGCGAATTTGCGATTTTGGCGATTTTGGCGATTGCTGTTTTGGGCATGGGTCTGTATCCGCAAGCGTTTATCGAAGTGGTACATCAAGCGGCAAACGATTTGATTGCCCATGTGGCACAAAGCAAGATTTGAGGTGTGTAAATGAACTGGTCTGATTTGAATTTAATGCCCGCCATGCCCGAAATCGTGCTGCTTGCGCTATTGGGTGTCGTATTGCTGGTAGACTTGTGGATTTGCGATAAAAACCGCTATCTGACCCATCTGATGAGTTTGGGAACGGTCATTATCGTGGCCGTCACCCAATTGGCGGTATGGGAGCAGGGCAGTGTCGATGCCTTTCACGGTATGTATATTGCAGACGGCATGTCCCGTTTGGCAAAACTGGTGCTGTATGCACTGACGTTCGGTCTGTTTATTTACAGTAAACCGTACAATCAAGACCGCCAAATTTTTAAAGGCGAGTTTTATACCCTGTCGCTGTTTGCTCTGTTGGGTATGAGCGTCATGGTCAGCTCGGCACATTTCCTGACTGCGTATATTGGTTTGGAATTGTTGTCTTTGTCGCTGTACGCCATGATTGCCCTGCGCCGCGATTCCGGCCGCTCTGCCGAGGCCGCGCTGAAATACTTCGTATTGGGCGCGTTGGCCTCCGGCTTGCTACTCTATGGTATTTCCATGGTTTACGGCGCTACCGGTTCCCTCGATTTTGCTTCCGTCTTGGCTTCTGCTTTCAATGAACAGGCCAATGAATGGTTGTTGAAATTGGGTATGGTGTTTATTGTCGTCGCCATTGCATTTAAATTGGGTGCGGTTCCATTCCATATGTGGGTACCCGATGTGTACGATGGCGCGCCGACCTCTGTTACCGCCTTTGTGGGTACGGCTCCGAAAATTGCCGCCGTTGTCTTTGCGTTCCGTATCCTTGTTACCGGTATGGGTACCATACATTCAGACTGGGCGCCGATGTTGGCCATCCTTGCCGTTGCATCTTTGGTGGTCGGTAACCTTGCCGCCATCATGCAAACCAATATCAAACGTATGCTTGCCTATTCCACCGTATCGCACATGGGCTTTATCTTGTTGGCGTTTATGGCAGGCGCAGT
This genomic interval from Neisseria sp. Marseille-Q5346 contains the following:
- the nuoG gene encoding NADH-quinone oxidoreductase subunit NuoG translates to MLQIEIDGKQVSVEQGATVIEAAHKLGTYIPHFCYHKKLSIAANCRMCLVDVEKAPKPLPACATPVTDGMIVRTHSAKAREAQEGVMEFLLINHPLDCPTCDQGGECQLQDLAMGYGKTTSRYTEEKRSVVGKDMGPLVSAEEMSRCIHCTRCVRFTEEIAGVQEIAMANRGEHSEIMPFIGKAVETELSGNVIDLCPVGALTSKPFRFNARTWELNRRKSVSAHDALGSNLIVQTKDHTVRRVLPLENEAINECWLSDRDRFAYEGLYHESRLKNPKIKQGGEWMDVDWKTALEYVRSAIECIAKDGNQNQVGVWANPMNTVEELYLAKKLADGLGVKNFATRLCQQDKRLSDGLKGAQWLGQSIESLADNDAVLVVGANLRKEQPLLTARLRRAAKDRMALSVLASSKEELFMPLLSQEAVHPDEWAGRLKNLSANAEHAVTASLKNAEKAAVILGAEVQNHPDYAAIYAAAQELADATGAVLGILPQAANSVGADVLNVNSGESVVEMVNAPKQAVLLLNVEPEIDTADGAKAVAALKQAKSVMAFTPFVSETLLDVCDVLLPIAPFTETSGSFINMEGRLQSFHGVVQGFGDSRPMWKVLRVLGNLFDLKGFEYHDTAAILKDALDAESLPSKLDNRSTWTGEGVQTASDRLVRVGGVGIYHTDSIVRRSAPLQETSHAAVPAARVNPNTLARLSLQDGQTAIAKQNGASVSVAVKADAGLPENVVHLPLHTENAALGALMDTIELAGA
- the nuoH gene encoding NADH-quinone oxidoreductase subunit NuoH — protein: MQEWFQNLFAATLGLGDLGITVGLVVSVIVKIVIILIPLILTVAYLTYFERKVIGFMQLRVGPNVTGPWGLIQPFADVFKLLFKEVTRPKLSNKALFYIGPIMSLAPSFAAWAVIPFNEEWVLTNINIGLLYILMITSLSVYGVIIAGWASNSKYSFLGAMRASAQSISYEIAMSAALVCVVMVSGSMNFSDIVAAQAKGIAGGSVFSWNWLPLFPIFIVYLISAVAETNRAPFDVAEGESEIVAGHHVEYSGFAFALFFLAEYIFMILIAALTSLMFLGGWLSPFPQSWGFIGTPSAFWMFVKMAAVLYWYLWIRATFPRYRYDQIMRLGWKVLIPIGFAYIVILGVWMISPLNLWK
- the nuoI gene encoding NADH-quinone oxidoreductase subunit NuoI; protein product: MANLVKTFLLGELVKGLGVTLKNFFARKDTIYFPEEKTPQSVRFRGLHAQRRYPNGEERCIACKLCEAVCPAMAINIESEEREDGTRRTKRYDIDLTKCIFCGFCEEACPTDAIVETHIFEYHGEKKGDLHMTKPILLAIGDKYEPEIAKRKAADAPYR
- a CDS encoding NADH-quinone oxidoreductase subunit J, whose protein sequence is MTFSAILFYILAAIVLYGAVRTVTAKNPVHAALHLVLTFCVSAMIWMLMQAEFLGVTLVVVYVGAVMVLFLFVVMMLNIDIEAMRAGFWRHAPVAGVVGTLLAVALILILVNPKTDLAAFGLMKDIPADYNNIRDLGSRIYTDYLLPFELAAVLLLLGMVAAIALVHRKTFNPKRMDPADQVKVRADQGRMRLVKMEAVKPQVESAEESEVSDGLKPEGEGKA
- the nuoK gene encoding NADH-quinone oxidoreductase subunit NuoK, yielding MITLTHYLVLGALLFGISAMGIFMNRKNVLVLLMSIELMLLAVNFNFIAFSQYLGDTAGQIFVFFVLTVAAAESAIGLAIMVLVYRNRKTINVADLDELKG
- the nuoL gene encoding NADH-quinone oxidoreductase subunit L — its product is MNDMTLYLVIALVPLAGSLIAGLFGNKIGRAGAHTVTILGVAVSAVLSAYVLWGFLNGSRTKFDENVYTWLTMGGLDFSVGFLVDTMTAMMMVVVTGVSLMVHIYTIGYMHDEKVGYQRFFSYISLFTFSMLMLIMSNNFIQLFFGWEAVGLVSYLLIGFYFKRPSATFANLKAFLINRVGDFGFLLGIGLVLAYFGGSLRYQDVFAYLPNVQNSTIQLFPGVEWSLITVTCLLLFVGAMGKSAQFPLHVWLPDSMEGPTPISALIHAATMVTAGLFMVSRMSPIYEMSSTALSVIMVIGAITALFMGFLGVIQNDIKRVVAYSTLSQLGYMTVALGASAYSVAMFHVMTHAFFKALLFLAAGSAIIGMHHDQDMRHMGNLKKYMPITWLTMLIGNLSLIGTPFFSGFYSKDSIIEAAKYSTLPGSGFAYFAVLASVFVTAFYAFRQYFMVFHGEEKWRSLPEHHDNHHGEEHHGLGKNDNPHESPLVVTLPLILLAIPSVIIGYVAIEPMLYGDFFKDVIFVNTDAHPTMHIMKEEFHGALAMVSHSLHSPVLYLAIAGVLSAWLLYVKLPHLPARIAQAFRPVYVLFENKYYLDALYFNVFAKGTRALGTFFWKVGDTAIIDNGIVNGSAKLVGTIAAQVRKAQTGFIYTYAAAMVFGVLVLLGMTFWGLFR
- a CDS encoding ATP-binding protein codes for the protein MDKRLFDGTVRFEHVTGVGTMQVDFQPNQRVYTMIGENGVGKTKFLECLFTVLLFTNSSALEKGHYINVNKLPFKKVESLIFTQKFDENETCQIGREGRTFFSGYTHDLPIVYLAAQNRGGIKYTHSAIPELEKHEKRMEKYLDGLFYIFWYDHTEENFKNLNMNTNVKEWVIQRANSANQFQAKEDNRQIELEVLVSLLNKIDSRIDEKFLEKSGYEVFIKVEGERRELSDLSSGFTSIVKIIQSIIAGYSYFTNEEQIAEVKGVVLIDEIESHLHNEWQIKIVPLLKKLFPNTTFFITTHSSLVISQLEQGEAYRLVRSKEDGVVYGEMIDYPSNASFVDLLNEAFGVDLNKKKIERAQERNQEQAKKALLKLVRQELGGLGDK
- a CDS encoding PIN domain-containing protein, with translation MTVYLLDTNYLVYLADDDSDEEKRKAVLSDMAEKLQQDDNRFVITPLIRYEVLRGVDWGKSEKLSRLTDVLTQFESLDITQNVSDLASNLYRFDKFEAERDNTPKNLEKRKFDMFHYATASVNNLEILSHDTDVNKIKDLHERMRLKDSAELA
- a CDS encoding NADH-quinone oxidoreductase subunit M, whose product is MFSNYLLSLAIWIPIAAGVLVLATGKDSRAPLARMLAFMGALAGFLVTLPLFTGFDRLSGGYQFTEFHEWIPLLKINYALGVDGISVLFIILNAFITLLVVLAGWEVIQKRPAQYMAAFLMMSGLINGAFAAQDAILFYVFFEGMLIPLYLIIGVWGGPRRVYASVKLFLYTLMGSLLMLVAMVYLYYQTGSFSIVDFQNIKQIPLGVQQLLFVAFFLSFAVKVPMFPVHTWLPDAHVEAPTGGSMVLAAITLKLGAYGFLRFILPIMPDAARYFAPVIIVLSLIAVIYIGMVALVQTDMKKLVAYSSISHMGFVTLGMFLFVNGQLNDWALKGAIIQMISHGFVSAAMFMCIGVMYDRLHTRNIADYGGVVNVMPKFAAFMMLFGMANAGLPATSGFVGEFMVIMGAVKVNFWVGALAAMTLIYGASYTLWMYKRVIFGAIHNPHVAEMKDINCREFAILAILAIAVLGMGLYPQAFIEVVHQAANDLIAHVAQSKI
- the nuoN gene encoding NADH-quinone oxidoreductase subunit NuoN — protein: MNWSDLNLMPAMPEIVLLALLGVVLLVDLWICDKNRYLTHLMSLGTVIIVAVTQLAVWEQGSVDAFHGMYIADGMSRLAKLVLYALTFGLFIYSKPYNQDRQIFKGEFYTLSLFALLGMSVMVSSAHFLTAYIGLELLSLSLYAMIALRRDSGRSAEAALKYFVLGALASGLLLYGISMVYGATGSLDFASVLASAFNEQANEWLLKLGMVFIVVAIAFKLGAVPFHMWVPDVYDGAPTSVTAFVGTAPKIAAVVFAFRILVTGMGTIHSDWAPMLAILAVASLVVGNLAAIMQTNIKRMLAYSTVSHMGFILLAFMAGAVGFTAGLYYAITYALMAAVSFGVLMVLSTKDIECENIKDLAGLNQRHAWFAFLMLLSMFSMAGIPPLMGFYAKFGVIMALLKQGHVWLSVFAVIMSLIGAFYYLRVVKVIYFDAPDHDQPVGSNYAAKFVLTVNAFLLLLWGIMPQTVIDWCAKALENTL